A window of the Dyadobacter pollutisoli genome harbors these coding sequences:
- a CDS encoding Gfo/Idh/MocA family protein, with protein sequence MKESQDNRRQFIKNSVNTAASLMMLPALTNEVLASVPAQTAEPVPAVAMPPRIKFSVIGINHGHIYGQVEAVTRGGGELVSFYAKEADLAAAFAKRYPNVKQAQSEAEILDDKSIQLILSSGIPDERAPLGVRVMKSGKDYMVDKPGITSLEQLAQVRKVQKETKRIYSIMYSERLENRATIKAGELIKEGAIGKVVQTIGLGPHRMNGSTRPEWFFDKKRFGGIICDIASHQFDQFLFFTGSTKAEIVASQVGNVNHPQYPKFEDFGDTMLRGNGGAGYIRVDWFSPDGLKTWGDGRLTVLGTEGYIEIRKNIDIAGREGGNHLFLVNNKETQYIDCSKTELPYGRQLVDDVVNRTETAMSQEHCFLATELALKAQKNAQNVATLS encoded by the coding sequence ATGAAAGAGTCACAGGATAACCGTCGTCAGTTTATCAAGAATTCGGTCAATACCGCCGCCAGTCTAATGATGTTACCAGCATTAACCAATGAAGTACTCGCTTCGGTACCTGCCCAAACAGCTGAGCCGGTCCCGGCGGTGGCGATGCCGCCGAGAATTAAATTTTCTGTGATTGGAATTAACCACGGCCACATTTACGGTCAGGTGGAGGCAGTGACCAGAGGTGGTGGTGAGCTGGTTTCGTTCTATGCCAAAGAAGCAGACCTGGCAGCCGCATTTGCAAAGCGCTACCCGAATGTGAAGCAGGCCCAGAGCGAAGCGGAGATCCTGGACGACAAATCCATTCAGCTGATATTGAGCTCAGGTATTCCTGATGAGCGCGCTCCATTGGGCGTAAGAGTGATGAAGAGTGGGAAAGATTATATGGTCGATAAGCCTGGTATTACATCGCTAGAACAACTGGCGCAAGTCAGGAAGGTGCAAAAGGAAACCAAACGTATTTATTCCATCATGTACAGCGAGCGCCTTGAAAACCGCGCGACGATCAAAGCCGGTGAGCTTATTAAGGAAGGTGCGATCGGAAAGGTGGTGCAGACGATCGGGCTAGGGCCGCACCGCATGAATGGTAGCACGCGCCCTGAGTGGTTTTTTGACAAAAAACGTTTCGGCGGTATTATATGCGACATTGCCTCTCACCAGTTTGACCAGTTCCTTTTCTTCACCGGATCCACCAAAGCTGAAATCGTTGCTTCCCAGGTAGGGAATGTAAATCATCCTCAGTATCCCAAATTTGAGGATTTTGGAGACACTATGCTGAGAGGAAATGGAGGCGCAGGCTACATTCGCGTCGATTGGTTCTCCCCCGACGGCCTTAAAACCTGGGGTGACGGACGTTTGACGGTACTGGGTACGGAAGGTTATATTGAAATTCGTAAAAACATTGACATTGCTGGCAGAGAAGGCGGAAACCACCTTTTCCTGGTTAATAATAAAGAAACACAATACATCGATTGCAGCAAGACCGAGCTTCCTTACGGCCGCCAGCTTGTCGACGATGTGGTCAACAGAACTGAGACTGCTATGTCGCAGGAACATTGTTTTCTGGCTACGGAACTGGCCCTGAAGGCTCAGAAGAATGCGCAGAATGTTGCGACGCTGAGTTAA
- a CDS encoding amidohydrolase family protein gives MKLSLILGIFLAGTACAQDLVSNADREIVFTSVNVIPMDRETVLKDQTVVVKSGRITALGESSKIKYSKNALVVNAKGKYLTPGWSEMHAHVPAVDDLAPMKEVLMLYLANGITTIRGMLGNAKHLELRDKVRKGEILGPNFYTTGPAFSGQTIKTAARGIEQVKEEKAAGYDYLKLLPGLTKETFPAIAKTSRELGIGMVGHVSFNVGVWAAIDAGYSSIDHLDGFVEAITPGIDTLAEQETGLFGAWIAYSADTTKIPALIKALKEKNIRVVPTQAIAERWLSPLPASAYATDPDLKYMKPEEVKNWMNAKTGYTGNAKFTKEHAEAFVNIRRKLILACQKGGVQLMLGSDAPQVLNVPGFATHHEMKYLTLAGLTPFEALQTGTVNVADYLKKVDSGVIKTGNASDLVLLSGNPLEDISQTKNIEGVMIGSKWLPKSYLQAELKKLEKQ, from the coding sequence ATGAAACTGAGTTTGATTTTAGGGATTTTCCTGGCAGGTACCGCCTGCGCCCAGGATCTTGTCAGCAACGCTGACCGTGAGATTGTTTTCACCTCTGTGAATGTGATCCCAATGGACCGGGAGACGGTTTTGAAGGATCAAACGGTGGTGGTTAAAAGCGGACGGATTACAGCTTTGGGTGAAAGCTCAAAGATTAAGTACAGCAAAAATGCATTGGTCGTCAATGCAAAGGGCAAGTACCTGACTCCGGGCTGGTCGGAAATGCATGCGCATGTGCCTGCGGTGGATGATCTGGCGCCGATGAAAGAGGTACTGATGCTTTATCTTGCCAACGGGATCACCACCATCCGCGGCATGCTGGGCAATGCAAAGCATCTTGAATTAAGGGACAAGGTCAGAAAAGGAGAGATTCTTGGGCCGAATTTTTACACCACCGGGCCGGCATTCAGCGGGCAGACCATCAAAACGGCGGCAAGAGGTATCGAGCAGGTCAAAGAAGAGAAAGCTGCCGGATATGATTACCTGAAATTGCTTCCCGGCTTGACCAAAGAAACATTTCCTGCTATTGCGAAAACCTCCCGGGAACTAGGTATCGGCATGGTAGGCCATGTTTCGTTTAATGTAGGAGTATGGGCTGCCATTGATGCCGGATATTCTTCGATTGATCATTTGGACGGTTTTGTGGAAGCCATTACGCCCGGTATCGATACGTTGGCCGAACAGGAAACAGGCCTGTTTGGTGCCTGGATCGCATATTCTGCTGATACCACAAAAATCCCTGCATTAATAAAAGCATTAAAAGAGAAAAACATCAGGGTGGTGCCAACCCAAGCCATTGCTGAGCGCTGGCTTTCACCATTGCCCGCCAGTGCGTATGCCACGGATCCGGATTTGAAATATATGAAACCGGAAGAGGTAAAAAACTGGATGAATGCAAAGACTGGATATACGGGTAATGCGAAATTCACCAAAGAGCACGCCGAAGCTTTTGTCAATATCCGTAGAAAACTGATTCTGGCTTGTCAGAAAGGTGGGGTGCAGTTGATGCTCGGCTCCGACGCCCCGCAGGTTTTGAATGTACCGGGCTTTGCTACACATCATGAAATGAAGTACCTCACACTGGCTGGACTTACACCCTTCGAAGCATTGCAAACCGGAACTGTCAATGTTGCGGATTACCTCAAAAAAGTTGATTCGGGAGTCATTAAAACCGGTAACGCTTCGGATCTGGTACTTTTGAGCGGCAATCCGCTGGAAGACATTAGCCAGACGAAAAATATCGAGGGCGTTATGATTGGCAGCAAATGGTTGCCCAAGTCTTACCTGCAAGCTGAATTGAAAAAACTAGAAAAGCAGTAA
- a CDS encoding SDR family NAD(P)-dependent oxidoreductase, which produces MLTYQNKVVIVTGAGSGIGSVIAEQYARQGATVVIWDRDADGLRHVQATLEKEGFRIISRVIDLTVPSDIVRAVKEEHDELGNIDVLINNAGLGRSNSPYNLPVEDWDYVINTNLRGTFLCSREVAKVMSIGQKGSIVNIASTRALMSEPNTEAYAASKGGILALTHALAISLGADRITVNAISPGWIETGDYQKLKPTDHIQHPAGRVGKPQDIAKACLYLTDPANDFITGINLVIDGGMTRKMIYED; this is translated from the coding sequence ATGTTAACCTATCAAAATAAAGTCGTAATCGTAACCGGTGCCGGAAGTGGCATCGGAAGCGTCATTGCAGAACAATATGCGCGCCAGGGCGCGACCGTGGTCATCTGGGACCGGGATGCGGATGGGCTTCGGCATGTACAGGCAACATTGGAAAAGGAAGGGTTCAGGATCATTTCACGTGTCATTGATCTTACCGTGCCCAGCGACATCGTCCGCGCTGTCAAAGAAGAACATGACGAGTTAGGCAACATTGACGTGCTCATCAACAATGCAGGTCTCGGGAGAAGCAATTCACCCTACAACCTTCCAGTCGAAGACTGGGATTACGTGATCAATACCAACCTGCGTGGTACATTTTTGTGTTCGCGGGAAGTGGCCAAGGTCATGAGCATCGGCCAAAAAGGCTCCATTGTCAACATTGCCTCAACGCGTGCTTTAATGTCCGAACCCAATACCGAAGCATATGCGGCTTCGAAAGGGGGGATTCTGGCGCTGACACACGCCCTGGCTATCTCACTTGGTGCTGACAGGATTACAGTGAATGCAATCAGCCCGGGTTGGATTGAGACGGGAGATTATCAGAAATTAAAACCAACGGATCACATTCAGCATCCGGCAGGCCGCGTCGGAAAGCCCCAAGATATCGCCAAAGCGTGCCTCTACCTGACTGACCCTGCCAACGATTTTATCACAGGCATCAACCTGGTTATCGATGGAGGAATGACCCGAAAAATGATCTACGAAGACTAA
- a CDS encoding aldo/keto reductase, producing MSSTTKSASTFKVGGDIEINRVGYGGMQLTGKGVWGDAPDRDTAKKVLQAAVAAGVNFIDTADSYGPHTNEVLIADALYPYPKNLLIATKGGFERTGPNKWIVNGDPKHIKEAIEGSLKRLKLDVIDLWQLHRFDSKFPIAETLGPVVDAVQAGKIRYVGLSEVDVKQIESAEKVIPIVSVQNLYNLGNRQWENVLDYTVQRGMAFIPWYPLASGPDKLKSKITSIAEKHQATTAQIALAWLAKRASNILLIPGTSSLEHLNENLAAANIELSDEDFAALSQ from the coding sequence ATGAGTTCCACAACAAAAAGCGCGTCTACATTCAAAGTAGGCGGAGATATCGAAATTAATAGAGTTGGTTACGGTGGAATGCAGCTGACCGGCAAGGGCGTCTGGGGAGATGCGCCCGACAGAGATACCGCCAAAAAGGTGCTGCAAGCCGCCGTCGCTGCCGGGGTAAACTTTATAGATACAGCCGATTCTTACGGCCCGCATACCAACGAAGTCCTCATCGCAGATGCTTTGTATCCGTATCCCAAAAACCTATTGATCGCAACCAAGGGCGGATTTGAAAGAACCGGGCCTAATAAATGGATCGTCAACGGAGATCCCAAACACATTAAAGAAGCAATCGAAGGAAGCTTAAAACGACTCAAACTGGACGTGATCGATCTGTGGCAACTACACCGTTTCGATTCTAAATTCCCCATTGCTGAGACGCTCGGACCTGTGGTAGACGCCGTGCAGGCTGGTAAGATCCGCTATGTCGGCCTCTCGGAAGTAGATGTCAAACAGATCGAGAGTGCAGAAAAGGTGATTCCAATTGTATCTGTTCAAAACTTATATAACCTGGGTAACAGACAGTGGGAGAATGTGCTGGATTATACGGTTCAACGAGGAATGGCATTTATTCCCTGGTATCCGCTGGCTTCGGGCCCGGATAAATTGAAAAGCAAAATCACCAGTATTGCTGAAAAACATCAGGCTACTACCGCCCAGATAGCATTAGCCTGGCTTGCAAAACGCGCTTCCAATATCCTCCTGATTCCGGGCACAAGTTCGCTGGAACATTTGAATGAAAACTTGGCAGCAGCCAACATTGAATTGTCTGACGAAGATTTTGCAGCACTTTCGCAATAG
- a CDS encoding transcriptional regulator — MNTTIYEDRARELVSEILQIIEAKGLNLESALEEAGISQESANHFIRNKGVPSLSEFIALCQISGIQFHLPSIETPNTAM, encoded by the coding sequence ATGAACACGACCATATATGAGGACCGTGCCAGAGAACTGGTATCGGAAATTTTGCAGATTATTGAAGCGAAAGGATTGAACCTGGAAAGCGCTTTGGAGGAAGCAGGTATCTCCCAGGAATCGGCCAATCATTTCATTCGGAACAAAGGTGTGCCAAGCCTTTCGGAATTTATCGCCCTGTGTCAGATTTCAGGCATTCAGTTTCACTTACCATCCATAGAAACCCCCAATACAGCCATGTAA
- a CDS encoding type IA DNA topoisomerase — MKVCIAEKPSVAKDIANVIGANQRKDGYYEGNGYQVTWTFGHFCTLKEPHDYTERWKSWRLEDLPMIPSSFGIKLIDNAGAVKQFGVIEHLIQACEEVINCGDAGQEGELIQRWVLLKAKCSVPVKRLWISSLTEQAIRDGFEKLKDSEQYNNLYAAGSARAIGDWLLGMNATRLFTKKFGQGKVVLSIGRVQTPTLALIVQRQKEIDAFVSEEYWELKTIYRETEFTATIDRMRSAEKANKGLAYLLQHDFEITSFEKKEAKEGNPRLFDLTSLQVEANKKYGYSAEDTLKHIQNLYEKKFVTYPRVDTTYLSEDLHPKIEGIMRELTYYAQYTASILEKPIPKSKTVFDDKKVTDHHAIIPTGVLPNHISQDEKRIYDLIVRRFIAAFYPECKVSNTTVLGKVGQVEFKATGKQILEPGWRAVYANDASAKKEAADEEKVMPNFEVGEIGPHEPRVHQGKTTPPKAYTEATLLRAMETAGRQVEDEEMRELLKDNGIGRPSTRANIIETLFKRRYIEKKKKNIFATQTGMDLIDTIQNELLKSAELTGNWERKLRLIEKGEYGMETFKQELIQMVVDLTQEVKSNRTRAITIAEEVVVVEKEEKAKKEPKPKEPKEEIAIETLTCPKCKQHLLKKGKTAYGCANFQACGFKIPFEFLGKKLTDKHVFDLLSKGKTTKIKGLQIPGNPEAIDAKLVMNGDFNFEVG, encoded by the coding sequence ATGAAAGTTTGTATTGCTGAAAAGCCAAGTGTGGCAAAAGACATAGCGAATGTAATCGGGGCTAATCAGCGCAAGGACGGTTATTATGAAGGCAACGGATATCAGGTTACCTGGACATTCGGGCATTTCTGCACTCTGAAAGAACCGCACGATTATACCGAAAGATGGAAATCGTGGCGGCTGGAAGACCTCCCGATGATCCCATCGAGCTTCGGCATTAAACTCATAGACAATGCGGGCGCGGTCAAACAGTTTGGCGTGATCGAACATTTGATACAGGCGTGCGAGGAGGTTATCAATTGCGGGGATGCGGGCCAGGAAGGTGAGCTGATCCAGCGGTGGGTTTTATTGAAAGCCAAATGCTCGGTACCGGTAAAGCGGCTTTGGATTTCGTCGCTTACCGAACAGGCGATCCGTGACGGCTTTGAAAAACTAAAAGACAGCGAGCAATACAACAATCTTTATGCAGCCGGCAGCGCCAGGGCAATCGGTGACTGGCTATTGGGAATGAATGCTACGCGCCTGTTCACCAAAAAATTCGGGCAGGGTAAGGTAGTGCTCTCGATAGGGCGCGTGCAAACCCCTACCCTGGCCCTCATCGTCCAGCGCCAGAAGGAGATTGACGCGTTCGTTTCTGAGGAGTACTGGGAGCTGAAAACCATTTACCGGGAAACAGAATTCACCGCAACCATTGACCGGATGCGAAGCGCGGAAAAAGCCAATAAAGGACTGGCGTACCTGCTGCAACACGATTTTGAAATCACATCATTTGAGAAAAAAGAAGCCAAGGAAGGCAATCCAAGGCTTTTTGACCTAACCTCATTACAGGTAGAAGCCAACAAAAAATACGGTTATTCAGCGGAAGATACACTGAAACATATTCAGAACCTTTACGAGAAAAAGTTTGTGACCTACCCCAGGGTTGATACCACTTACCTTTCGGAGGATCTGCACCCCAAGATTGAGGGAATCATGCGGGAGCTGACCTACTACGCGCAATACACCGCGTCTATTCTGGAAAAACCTATTCCTAAATCCAAGACGGTATTTGATGATAAAAAAGTTACAGATCACCACGCCATTATCCCGACGGGTGTTTTGCCAAATCACATCAGCCAGGATGAAAAACGGATATATGACCTGATCGTTCGCCGGTTTATAGCCGCTTTTTACCCGGAATGTAAGGTTTCAAACACGACCGTTTTGGGGAAAGTGGGCCAGGTCGAATTTAAAGCTACCGGAAAACAAATCCTTGAACCGGGTTGGCGGGCGGTGTATGCCAATGACGCCAGTGCCAAAAAGGAAGCTGCCGACGAAGAAAAGGTGATGCCTAACTTTGAAGTGGGGGAAATCGGCCCGCACGAACCGCGTGTGCATCAGGGAAAAACCACTCCTCCAAAGGCCTACACTGAGGCGACTTTGCTACGGGCAATGGAAACCGCCGGAAGACAGGTTGAAGACGAGGAAATGCGTGAGCTACTCAAAGACAATGGAATAGGCAGGCCATCCACCCGCGCCAACATCATTGAAACGCTTTTCAAACGCAGGTATATAGAAAAAAAGAAGAAAAATATCTTCGCTACGCAAACCGGTATGGACCTGATTGACACGATCCAGAACGAGTTATTGAAAAGCGCGGAACTGACCGGAAACTGGGAGCGTAAACTCCGGCTGATCGAAAAAGGCGAGTACGGGATGGAAACTTTTAAACAAGAGTTGATCCAGATGGTTGTAGACCTGACCCAGGAAGTAAAAAGCAACCGTACGCGCGCGATCACCATCGCAGAAGAAGTAGTAGTGGTTGAAAAAGAAGAAAAAGCAAAAAAAGAGCCCAAACCCAAAGAGCCAAAAGAAGAGATCGCAATAGAGACCCTCACTTGCCCCAAATGCAAGCAGCATTTGCTCAAAAAAGGCAAAACTGCTTACGGCTGCGCCAACTTTCAGGCATGCGGGTTTAAGATACCATTCGAGTTTTTAGGCAAAAAACTAACTGACAAGCATGTCTTCGACCTGCTTAGCAAAGGCAAAACCACCAAAATAAAGGGGCTACAAATTCCAGGAAACCCCGAAGCCATTGACGCCAAACTTGTCATGAATGGTGATTTCAATTTCGAAGTTGGTTAA
- a CDS encoding outer membrane protein assembly factor, which translates to MQKHLHTTSTFAIPLLGAFSAFLAVILFAFQARSADLKVVLTGNTADFKNPDELFSLMDQYLAGNPGQVLWVLNGDIFPDSYSNEQISNWKIKANSILDRAPQLQILLNQGDQDWQDSGRDGWKKVEALEKTLKQHKHNRFHVFIERGCPGPWTFSLPTLEIVIINSQWWNHPHEKPIPSSDVCSIADTDNFIEELEGTLDEVNDKNVMVLSHFPLESLGNYGGRFAASSYLFPPLVGNAMVAFRQNVGTRKDIINEQFDAFRYKLDGVLQDYSSLIFASGHEHNQSIVKKGENFYINSGAPASGHYAARSKKAALTSSKSGFIEITYQENGAVAYQHFVINDNKLEKAHSDILMQSACENGGLGVKNTLFQPCKNSISPSSKMDVASRNDTIVAGGGEYASKNFKETWLGKHYRDSWTKPVKVPFLDMDTTFQGLIINGKGGGRQTTSLKLVAGNGKEYVFRSVDKDPFRALSYELRGTIVSQVLKDQTSTQQPYGALAVAPLLDKIGILHASPELFVLPKDNKLGTFKEDYGNLFGMLEERPTDKIEKDKIFGGAKDIEKSFKLFGKLYHDHDNRVDRHEFARARMFDLWIGDWSKHEDNWKWAGYKDKDGELFRPIPRDRDHAFSRWDGIIPWLADREWGMPNGENFGERIAGLRSLMWQARHLDRFVGNELSKTEWVNAAKEIQNAVSEADIAAAVNQMPAEIYVKDGQEIERKLKIRIKDLQTYAAQYYEMLAREVDVVGSNKAEYFKVKRMPDGSVEVTVYDVSKENKQADLSRIYYHRTFYPNETREIRLFGLLGDDVFDIEGEAPKSILVRVISGGGDDSVTDHSDVKGGRPATLVYEKGENTAMDLGSEGRNVKPKDEHLYEYNRNAFKYNTYMPIGLITYNPFTGVALHGGVTFTRQRFSKPDFSSKHAFKASVSIKGNYEFSYANQFRQLIGKWDGISQIMISRPLNYNFFFGIGNDTRKNNDAPKNYYRTQYNSVSVSAGAQRQFWKQSKIELTANYEIDEGIKRNNSYLFDNPDIFGVKKLNLLYAKGILNLDFRDRASLAEKGFMVQLTQHVGHISKSEDKVFSISELELEQYASTRTKNPLTFGLRLGGGVTKGQLPFYKLFSIGQLNDLGGYKRNRFTGESKAFLNTELRYQLTETKNTFIPLKIGIRGFYDVGRVWAESDPSSARYWHQGYGGGFYVTPFREQFAFNVSAGTSKEESLLLMISIGSFFR; encoded by the coding sequence TTGCAAAAACATTTACACACGACGTCCACGTTTGCCATTCCACTTCTAGGAGCTTTCTCGGCCTTTTTAGCTGTGATCTTATTCGCATTTCAGGCCCGGTCGGCAGATCTGAAAGTAGTTCTCACCGGAAACACGGCTGATTTTAAAAATCCTGACGAGCTATTCAGTTTGATGGACCAATACCTGGCCGGTAACCCGGGACAGGTGCTTTGGGTGCTGAATGGAGACATTTTTCCGGATTCGTATTCCAATGAGCAAATCAGCAACTGGAAAATTAAAGCAAATAGCATTCTCGACCGCGCACCCCAGCTGCAAATCCTGCTCAATCAGGGCGACCAGGACTGGCAGGATTCCGGCCGCGACGGCTGGAAGAAAGTGGAGGCGCTTGAAAAAACATTAAAACAGCATAAGCATAACCGATTTCATGTTTTCATTGAGCGTGGCTGCCCAGGCCCGTGGACATTCTCCTTGCCCACGCTGGAAATCGTCATTATTAATTCCCAATGGTGGAATCACCCGCATGAAAAACCGATCCCCTCCTCCGATGTTTGCTCGATAGCGGACACCGATAATTTTATTGAAGAACTGGAAGGGACACTGGACGAAGTAAATGACAAGAACGTGATGGTACTCTCCCATTTTCCGCTCGAATCATTGGGAAATTACGGAGGCAGGTTTGCCGCTTCCTCCTATTTGTTTCCGCCGCTTGTGGGCAATGCAATGGTAGCGTTCCGGCAAAATGTAGGAACACGAAAAGACATTATCAACGAGCAGTTTGACGCATTCCGTTACAAATTGGATGGCGTTTTGCAAGACTACTCTTCCCTGATCTTCGCTTCGGGTCATGAGCATAATCAGTCCATTGTCAAAAAAGGGGAGAATTTTTATATCAACAGCGGAGCACCTGCCTCTGGTCACTATGCTGCCAGAAGCAAAAAAGCAGCACTGACCTCCTCCAAAAGTGGTTTTATTGAAATTACCTACCAGGAAAACGGGGCTGTTGCCTATCAGCATTTCGTGATCAATGATAACAAACTGGAAAAAGCGCATAGCGACATTTTAATGCAATCGGCCTGTGAAAATGGAGGTTTGGGTGTTAAAAACACATTGTTTCAGCCTTGCAAAAATAGCATCAGCCCTTCCAGCAAGATGGATGTAGCCTCCCGTAACGATACCATTGTTGCCGGCGGGGGCGAATATGCGAGCAAAAACTTCAAGGAAACCTGGCTTGGCAAACACTACCGGGATTCTTGGACCAAGCCGGTAAAAGTCCCCTTCCTGGACATGGACACCACCTTTCAAGGTCTTATCATCAATGGTAAAGGGGGCGGCAGACAAACGACTTCACTTAAACTGGTCGCCGGGAATGGCAAGGAATATGTGTTCCGGTCGGTCGATAAAGACCCTTTCCGCGCACTCAGCTATGAGTTGAGAGGTACCATTGTTTCTCAGGTTTTAAAAGACCAGACCTCGACCCAGCAGCCTTATGGTGCATTGGCCGTAGCGCCTCTGTTAGACAAAATTGGCATCCTTCACGCTTCGCCAGAATTGTTTGTTTTACCCAAAGACAACAAGCTCGGAACCTTCAAGGAAGATTACGGAAACCTGTTCGGAATGCTGGAAGAGCGACCGACGGATAAAATTGAAAAGGATAAAATTTTTGGCGGTGCCAAAGACATTGAAAAAAGCTTCAAACTCTTTGGAAAATTGTATCACGATCACGACAACCGCGTAGATCGTCACGAATTTGCCCGTGCACGTATGTTCGATTTGTGGATAGGAGATTGGAGCAAACATGAAGACAATTGGAAATGGGCGGGGTATAAGGACAAAGATGGTGAACTTTTCAGGCCCATTCCCAGAGACCGCGATCACGCGTTTTCAAGGTGGGACGGCATAATTCCATGGCTCGCCGACCGCGAATGGGGAATGCCAAACGGAGAGAACTTTGGGGAGAGGATTGCCGGGCTTCGCAGCCTGATGTGGCAGGCGCGGCACCTGGACCGCTTTGTAGGAAACGAGCTTTCCAAAACTGAATGGGTCAATGCTGCTAAGGAGATTCAGAATGCCGTTTCGGAGGCAGATATCGCAGCGGCAGTGAATCAAATGCCCGCTGAGATCTATGTAAAAGACGGACAAGAAATTGAGCGAAAACTAAAAATCCGCATTAAAGACCTGCAAACCTATGCAGCTCAGTATTACGAAATGCTGGCCAGGGAGGTGGATGTGGTAGGCTCCAATAAAGCGGAGTACTTTAAGGTTAAACGCATGCCCGACGGCTCAGTGGAGGTAACTGTGTATGATGTCAGTAAAGAAAACAAACAGGCTGACCTTTCCAGAATTTACTATCACAGAACCTTTTATCCCAATGAAACCCGTGAAATCAGGTTGTTCGGTTTACTTGGTGATGATGTGTTCGATATCGAAGGAGAAGCACCCAAATCGATCCTGGTGCGTGTGATCAGTGGTGGCGGGGACGATTCGGTTACAGACCATTCCGATGTCAAAGGTGGCAGACCTGCAACCTTGGTCTATGAAAAAGGCGAGAATACCGCCATGGACCTGGGAAGCGAAGGACGCAATGTAAAACCGAAGGATGAGCATTTGTACGAATACAACAGGAATGCATTCAAGTACAATACTTATATGCCAATTGGGCTGATCACCTATAACCCATTCACCGGAGTCGCTTTGCACGGCGGGGTGACCTTCACCCGTCAACGCTTTTCAAAACCTGATTTCTCGTCCAAGCATGCGTTCAAAGCCTCTGTCAGCATCAAGGGCAACTACGAATTCAGCTACGCGAACCAGTTTCGGCAGCTGATCGGTAAATGGGACGGGATTTCTCAAATCATGATTTCCAGACCATTGAACTATAACTTTTTCTTTGGCATTGGCAACGATACCAGGAAAAACAATGACGCGCCTAAAAATTACTACCGTACCCAATACAATTCAGTGTCAGTTTCTGCCGGGGCGCAACGCCAGTTCTGGAAGCAAAGCAAAATAGAGCTGACCGCGAACTACGAAATAGACGAGGGCATTAAAAGAAATAACAGCTACCTGTTTGACAATCCTGACATTTTCGGGGTAAAAAAACTTAATCTGCTCTATGCAAAAGGGATTTTAAACCTTGATTTTCGGGACAGGGCATCATTAGCAGAAAAAGGCTTCATGGTACAGCTGACCCAACACGTGGGCCATATATCCAAGTCAGAGGACAAGGTATTTTCAATTTCCGAGCTGGAACTGGAACAGTATGCTTCCACACGTACCAAAAACCCGCTCACATTCGGACTGCGACTTGGCGGAGGCGTCACCAAAGGTCAGCTGCCTTTTTACAAGCTCTTCTCCATCGGACAATTGAATGACCTGGGAGGTTACAAAAGAAACCGGTTTACAGGCGAATCCAAGGCATTCCTGAACACCGAGCTGCGCTACCAGCTGACCGAAACAAAAAACACGTTCATCCCATTGAAGATCGGGATCAGGGGCTTTTATGATGTAGGCCGTGTCTGGGCGGAATCAGACCCTTCGAGTGCCCGCTACTGGCATCAGGGTTATGGTGGTGGCTTTTATGTTACTCCGTTCCGCGAACAGTTCGCCTTCAATGTCAGCGCGGGAACCTCCAAAGAAGAATCACTGCTATTGATGATCTCGATTGGAAGCTTTTTTAGGTAG
- a CDS encoding response regulator transcription factor, with product MKLLLIEDEPNVISLIQRSLSASGHEITVAMDGQSGLEMALRHIFDIIILDLMIPVINGMEVCRRLRHAQSKTPILMLTALGTTENIVSGLDAGADDYMTKPFKLAELEARLRTLTRRGKEPDKEKNQDMLVLGDLILDKVTKTVKRNGQLIDLTATEFRLLEYLLENTNRVLNRMEILENVWDINFNLGTNVVDVYINYLRKKINKNHPVKLIHTVFGMGYVIREAYEDSK from the coding sequence ATGAAGCTTTTGCTCATCGAAGACGAACCCAATGTTATTTCACTCATTCAAAGAAGCCTTTCTGCCTCGGGGCACGAGATTACGGTAGCTATGGATGGCCAATCCGGCCTGGAAATGGCCCTTCGACACATCTTTGACATTATCATTCTTGACCTGATGATACCCGTCATCAACGGTATGGAAGTGTGCAGACGCTTGCGGCATGCCCAGTCTAAGACACCTATATTGATGCTGACCGCGCTGGGCACGACGGAAAATATCGTTTCCGGCCTGGATGCTGGCGCGGACGATTATATGACCAAGCCATTCAAGCTGGCTGAGCTGGAAGCCCGTTTGCGAACGCTGACCCGCCGGGGCAAAGAGCCGGATAAGGAAAAAAATCAGGATATGCTGGTACTGGGAGACCTTATATTGGATAAGGTAACGAAAACAGTTAAACGCAACGGGCAGCTGATTGACCTCACAGCAACCGAATTCAGGCTGCTGGAATATCTGCTCGAAAATACCAACAGAGTTTTGAACCGGATGGAGATCCTTGAAAATGTGTGGGATATCAATTTCAATCTGGGTACCAATGTCGTGGATGTTTACATTAACTATCTGCGGAAAAAAATCAATAAAAATCATCCCGTCAAGCTGATACATACGGTTTTTGGGATGGGATATGTAATCCGGGAGGCATATGAAGATTCAAAATAA